The DNA segment GACTTCTTGTCTGTTTCGGCCTCCATGGCGAAGGTGCGAGGGGCCAGCAGGCCGCGCTCCACAAGGCCACGCGCGCCGGCCGTTCCCTTGGCGGAAGCTACAGCCCTCACCACGCCGGTAAGCCGCGCACTGCCGGAGGCGGTATAGGTGCTGTCATCGACTTCGAGCAGAAAGGCCGCTCTGCCGAGCTCCAAACCCGCAAGCGACAAGCGATAACGTGCTTCGAGGCGCCCGTCCGCATGCGCGGGGTTCGTAACCGCACCAGCGCCGGCAAGTGCAACCACTGCCGTAAGGCACAACCGCAGCATCAAGAGGCCAATCCCGAATCGCCGGCGAAGCGCCGGTGTCCCAAATATGCCAGTTTCGGATGGGCTGGGAAGGCGGCGGAACTGTGACTCGCTTCCCTCACGAAAGCGACAGTCCTCGGCCCGGTATCGCGAGGCGGTGAATGCGGACAACCCGCCCTGACCCTGTGACGCGGTCTTGACGGGCGGCGGGCGCTTGCATATAGGAGCGCACTCTTAATCCTATGGATGCCGCATGCGGGATCGTCGGCTGTAAGATCAGCCTGCGGCGTTGCGGCTCGAACTTGAGGAAGTCCACGATGTCACGTCGGTGCGAACTTACCGGGAAGGCGGTTCTGACCGGCAATCTCGTGAGCCACTCGAACCGCAAGACCCGTCGGCGCTTTCTGCCGAACCTGGTGAACGTTACGCTCACCAGTGACGTGCTGAAGCGGTCGGTGAAGCTGCGCGTGAGCGCCAATGCGCTGAAGACTGTCGACCACCGCGGTGGCCTCGACGCGTTCCTCCTGAAGGCGCGCGTTGATGAGCTGTCGCCGAAGGCGGCGGATCTGCGGCGCGCTCTGGTGAAGGCCAACGCGGCAGCGGCGGCCTGATAGCGATGAAGATCGCCGGCACCGAGGTCACGATCTCGCAGCTCGCCTTCCCCGCGATTGCCATGATGGCAGTGGTGGCGGCGTCCAATGTGCTGGTTCAGTACCCCGTGCAACATTTCGGTCTTGCCGAGGTGTTGACGTGGGGTGCTTTCACCTACCCGCTGGCCTTTCTGGTCAACGACCTGACCAACCGTCGTTTCGGCCCTGCCGTCGCGCGGCGTGTGGTCTATTTCGGCTTCGCGCTCGCTGTTGTGCTGTCGATCTGGTTGGCGACGCCGCGCATCGCGCTGGCGTCGGGAACGGCGTTTCTGGTCGGCCAGCTTCTCGATATCGGCGTGTTCAACCGCCTGCGTCGCATGAGTTGGTGGCAGGCGCCGCTTGCCGGCAGCTTTCTCGGCTCGGCGATCGACACGGTCTTGTTCTTCTCCCTCGCCTTTGCGGGCGATGCCGAGATGTCGTTTGCGGTGACCTATCATCTCACCGGCATTACCGTGCCGCTGTGGGTCGGTCTCGCCTTCTTCGACTTCGTGGTGAAGATGGCGTGCGCGCTGCTCTCCCTGGTGCCCTATGGGGCGCTCATGGGGTGGCTCAAGCCGTGGGGCGGCGTGCAGGGTTCGCCCGCGCGCTAAGCTATTTCTGCTAGCGCAGGACCTTGAAGCGCAGCAGAAGCGTTCGCTGTAGAAGCGAAAAATTATTATCCGACAATAACGTGATGATGAGCTCGCCGGCTTCGTTCCGGTAAAGGCTGATCGCTTCCATATTGTCGATGGAGGCGGCGCGGTTCGCCGTGATCAGTGTTTCTCCCACGATCTCCGCCCCCGGCCGAACCTCGCTGAGAGGAAAACGGCGGATGCGCATGGCCACGCCACGTAACAGGTCGAAGCGGCGCTCCAGCAGGTAGACCATCTGATCGTCGGAGATCGCGGCATCAGTTGCCGAGAACTCGTCAATGCGCGCCAGTGAGAACGAGCCGGCGAGTTTCATCGGTTCGAGCGGATCGAACAGGAAGCCCTGCAGAATTCCGGCATTTGTCGGACTCTGTTCGGCAATCGCGATCAGGGGCGCGGGGGCGTTATCCGGCGGCGCGATGAGCGCCTCGATGCCTTCATTCGAGCCTAGCGCGTCGAGCGGGGGGCCGGAGAAAAGGCGCCGGGCGGGCGTGGCGAGCGGAGCCTGCCCGGGAAAGAGCCAGATCTCCTGCGTGCGTTCAATGCCGACGACGTAGCCGAGAGGGGTCCGGGTCAGCGATTCGACATCCCGGCGCCGCGATTTGGCGAGCGGCTTGCGGCCAGGTCCGAGCATTGGCGCCATGACTGCGCCGCTGATTCCGGTGGGGCGGTCGTCCTCGGCGGTTATCCGGCCCTTCAGCCAGAAGCCGTGATCGGTGACAGCGAGGAAATGGGCGCCATCGGGTTCAATCGACATTCCCGAAAGTCCGCCAAATTGCGGTGAGGTGGAGGTGAGCACCAGTCCGCCGAGGAAGCCGAGTGCGCCGAACTCCACAGCACCGCTTGCATCGAAGCGCATAAGCGGCGTCGCGGCGATGTCGAGCGGAACCGTTTGTGCCACGCCGGCGCCGGGACAAGCCATCAGAAGCAGCGTCGACAACACGGTGCGCAGGCGAGCGCCACGACCTCCACCGGCGCCGGTCGGTGAACCCATCATCGTATCTGAGGCCATTCGGTTTCAGTCTCGTGCCGGAAGCATGCGGGCGATGAGCCCGTCGCGACGGATGAAATGGTGCCAGAGGGCGGCAGCCACATGCAGCGCCACGATGGCGGCAATGACATAGGCGAGCGCGACATGGATCGGCCCGGTGCCAAGGCTCTTGCCGATCGCGGTTATGGTGAGGATGCCGAGAACCGGCTGCACCAGAATGGAGAGGTAGAGCAGGCCGTGGGTGGCATGTGCCGCGATCTCCATAGGACGTGACATGCCTGCCGGCAGAACGGGCGCGCGATGCGTGATCCGCCAACCCGTGCGTAGCACCGCCAACGCCAGTATGGCGTAGCCGGAGAACAGGTGGGTACGGAACAGATAGAAGCGCGGCTCCGTGCCGCGTTCGAAGAATCCCCATGTCCAGCCGGTGGCGAACTGCAGGATCACGAGCACGGCGACCAGCCAGTGAAGGCTCATGGCGACGCGGTCGTAACGGGTGGGCATCTCGGACACTCCTGTCGAACGATTCGATCCAGCGGGCGCGCTGCATATTGCAGTGCGAATATTTTCCGTGCCATGTCACCAGGCAGACAAGACGAGCAGGAGCCGTATTTGCCACGTGCCGCATCATCGGGAAGCCAGGCTGGGGTCGGGTCCTCCTCCTCCAAGACGGCACCGCAACATTCCGGCAAGCGCTCCGTCTATCCGAAGACGCCGCGCCGGCTGAAGCAGATCGAGGCCAAACGCACCGCTATCCTTGACGCGGCGCTGGGGCTTTTCTCCCGTTTTGGCCTGCATGGCACCACGGTGGAGCAGATTGCCGAGCAGGCATCGGTCTCCAAGACCAATCTTTTCTACTATTTCGCCTCCAAGGAGGAGGTGTATGTCGCCGTGCTGCGCCGCCTTCTGGACCAGTGGCTGGCGCCCCTGCGCGCGCTGGAGCGCGACAGCGACCCGGTGAAGGGCATCGGCGACTACATAAGGCGCAAGGTGGAATTTTCGCGTTCGCATCCGGAGGCGTCGCGGCTGTTCTGTCTCGAGATCGTTCAGGGCGCGCCGCTGCTGCGGGGTGAACTGGAGACCTCGCTGAAGGAACTCGTCGATGCCAAGGCGGAGGTGATCCGGGCCTGGGTTGTGGAAGGACGTCTTTCACCGGTAGATCCGCACCACCTGATCTTTGCCATCTGGTCCACCACCCAGCATTACGCCGATTTTGCCGTACAGATCGGCGCCTTGCTCAACACAGGGCTGGACGACAGCCAGTTTGCCGAAGAGGCTGTGCGCAACATTCAGCGCATCATTCTCGATGGTGTGCGCACCCGCCCACTTGCCTGAGGTGTGGGGCGATAGCCCCGCCCGACATTGCCTGCCACCGGAAGGAATTCGCCATGCACCGCCGTGCGTTGCTTCGCTCAGCCCTCGGCGTGTCGCTTGCCGCGACACTGATCGCTGCGCCGGGCGCCAACAAGAGCCAGCTCGCCGGTCGCACGCTCGACGTCGAGGCGTTGTTGTTCGACCCGGAAGCCCCGGTCGGTGGCAACCCCAAGGGTGACGTCACCGTGGTGGCGTTCTTCGACTATAATTGCGGCTACTGCCGTCGCTCCATGCCGGAGCTGGAACGCCTGGTGCGAGAAGATGGAGGTATCCGCCTCGTCTACAAGGACTGGCCGATCCTCGCGAAAAGCTCCGTCACCACCGCCCAGCTGGCTTTGGCAGCCAAGTATCAGGACAAGTATGAGGCCGCCCACAAGGCGCTGATGGAACTTGGCGGTCGTGCCTCCGCTGACCGGATCGATGCCGCGCTGACAAAGGCGGGGGTCGATGGAAAGATCCTGGCCGCCGACCTGAAGAAGCACGCCCGGGAAATCGGCGCGCTGCTCGGCCGTAACGACGAACAGGCCGAGGCGCTGGAACTGCCGGGCACGCCGGTCTATCTGGTCGGGCCGTTCAAGGTGGCTGCCGCGCTGGACTACGATGGCTTCCGCGATGTCGTCCAGGACGCGCGCAACCGCGCCGCCGGTAAATAGCGCCGCGGCTTTTCTTCCCCGTTCCGAGCGATCGGCGCTGGCACAGCCGTGCACGGCTTGCTGCGCCTTGGCCGGGGACTGTGAGCCATCGGATAATTCAATGTATGAGATTATTTAAAGTAATCGTTGGGCCGGCTTCTGATGTTCGGCTGACTGAAGTATACATGCCGTAGCTGGCGTTCTTCTGTCATAGATATATCCTATCCGGAGAATCGCAAAACCGTATATGCGTCTACGAAAGACTTCCATCCTTGGTGCGTCTCGCGCGAACGTTGGAAGAAAATTCATGAACGATTTGAGGATTTATTGAGATGAGCCTCCCTACTGGCGCTGCGGCGCGTTCGGGTTTCCAGTATGACGGCTATGGAACGCTCGGGCGGCTGGGCCTCATCTACATTGCCTCAAGCATCGTGATGGACGCCGAATGGGCAGCCATGGCCGCGCCGGGGCTCTCGATCCACACGACGCGGCTGCGCCTGCCAAAGGTCACGCTTGAAGGCATCGACGCGATGATGACGGCGCCGGAACTGGAGCAGTCGGCGCGGCTGGTCGGGTCGGCGCCGATCGACGTGATGTGCTTCGGGGGGACCAGCGCCTCGTTCGTCTACGGCACGGATTACGACAAGGCCTTGATCACACGCATGGAAAACTGGTCGCCGGGGGTGAAGGCGACCACGGCGTCGACCGCCTCCCTGGCGGCGCTCGCCAAGGTGAACGCCGGACCCGTGGCACTCGCGACACCTTATGTCGATGCGATCCACCAGCGCGCTATCAACTTCCTGGAATCCAATGGCCACAAGGTTTTGAACAGCGGCAACCTCGGCATTGACGAGGACTGGGCGCTGGCACAGGTGCCGCTGGAACAGGTGTTCGACCATGTCGTGGCCTGCGACCATCCCGAGGCGACGGCGATCTTTATTTCCTGCACCAATTTCCGCTCTTCCGGTGTCATCGAGGCGCTGGAGAGGGCGCTGGGCAAGCCGGTGATCTCGGCCGTGCAGGCCTCGTTCTGGCACTGCCTGGAGGTCACGGACATAAAGGGCGCACGGCCCGGCTATGGGCAACTCTTCCATGACCGTTTGGCATAGAAAGTCGTTTGAAATTAATAGCTTAAAGAGGATCCGCGATCATCGCCCGGGCACGAATTTCCGGGCGATGTAATGGTCCAGCGAGACCACGCCCGGCCCACGGGCGAGGATGATGAGCAGGCACGCGGCCCACGTGCCATGGGTGGGCCAGGCGTCGGGATAGACGAAGATTTCGATCACCAGCGTCATGCCCAGCAGTGCCAGTGCCGCGAAGCGGCTGGCGAGGCCGAGGACCAGCAGGACCGGGAACAGATGCTCCGCGAAAGCTGCCAGATGAGCGGCGATGACGGGGTCGACGAGCGGAAGTTTGTATTCGTTTTGAAAGAGATAGATCGCGGTGTCGTTGAGGTGCCAGCCCTCGACCTTGGTCTGGCCGGAGCGCCAGAACACCCCTGCGATCGACAGCCGGGCGATCAGGCTGATCGCATCATCGGGGATGTGGCTGATGAGGGCGATGAGGCGGACGATGAGGCCGGTGGGGCCGGTGAGTGCGGTGGCGCTCGATGGAGACGTCGCCGCGATGGGCGAGGGCGCGGCCACGGGTGGCTCGATCATCGCTGTTCTCCGAGGCTGAGGGTGGCGAACGCCCCGGCGCGCAGGGCGATGGCGAGGGCGAGGGACAGGTCAAAACCGGGCACTTCCGCCGCCATCTCGGCCGCCGGCCCGAGAGCCGCTCCCGAAACCAGTGAGCCGAGGAGCACGGCGGCGCCGGGCGGCAGGCGGTGGACTTCCACGCTGAGCCGGGGACGCACGACGAGGGCGTCCTCGCCGACCCATTCCTCGATCGGCGCCAGTGCCGCCTCGCCCGCATTCATCGCCCAGATGGTGACGACGGGGTGGGGCGAGCGCACCAACCCGAAGGCGGGATGAGGCGTCAGGCGAGCCTGCGCGAGGCTGTCGGGGGGAACGGCGGCCAGAACCGCCGGTTCCAGCGCGGCGACGTCGGCAGCGTGATAGGCGCGAGCCCGCGCCGATTCCAGCCGGGCAAGGTCCGGCAGATAGGCCAGCTCCCGCGCCGGCTCGAAGTCGGCGATGAAGTCGCCGAAATCGGCGGCGTAATCGAGCAGAAGCGGCGAGCGCGGCGGGTGGGCGCTGACATAGGCCGCGGCCATGGCGCCGAAGAAGTCCGACCCCACCACTTTCTCGACCGCTGGATAGCGCGACGCCACCGCACCGGTGAGGCCGGCCGCGACATTGTTGCGATAGACGCCGAAGCGCCGCGCCGGCGGGCCGGTCCACGCCGTGAGGCCGGAAGGCATGGGCATGGCCCGATCGACCAGAGCCGCGGCGAAGGCGGCCTGGGTGTCGTGCCGGGAAGGCTGCGGGTTGGGTTGAGAGGTGTACTGGGGCATCGGGGGCTCGCTTCAGGCCGCCCGGCGGCCAACGCGGCGCAGCAGGGTCTTGCCGGCATCGGCCTCGGCGCGGGCGAGCAGGGCCTGCGCCGCGACCGCCTCCGAGCGCAGCATCGGCCATTCCGGCACGTCATTGTCCCATTCGATCAGCGTCGCCACCGGCCCGGTGCGGGCCAGCACCTCCTCATAGAGCGCCCAGACCGGATCCTTGACCGGGGTGTCATGGGAATCGATCAGCAGCGGCGCGCCGGTATCGTCCACCGTCTCGGAATGACCGCTGAGGTGAATCTCGCGCACCCGTTCCAATGGGAAGCGGGCGAGATAGGCGCGCGGGTCGAGCCCGTGATTGGTGGCGGCGACGAACACGTTGTTGACGTCGAGCAGCAGGCCGCAGCCGGTGCGCGCGGACAGCTCGTCCAGGAAGTCGGTCTCCTCGATCGTGCTTTCCTCAAACAGCAGGTAGGTCGCGGGATTTTCCAGCAGCATCTGCCGTTTGAGGTGGGTCTGCACCTCGTCAATATGGTCGGCGATGCGGTTCAGCGTCTCGTCGGTATAGGGCAACGGCAGCAGGTCGTTGAGAAACACGGTGTCGTGGCTCGACCAGGCCAGATGCTCGGAGAAGCTTGCCGGCTCATAGCGCTCGCACACGCCCTTGAGCCGGTCCAGATGGGCGCGATCAAGCGGCTGCATCGAGCCGATGGACAGGCCGACGCCATGGATGGACAGCGCATAGTCCTCGCGCAACCGGCCGAGCTGGGCGTGCGGGGGGCCGCCCGCGCCCATGTAGTTCTCGGCATGCACCTCGAAGAAACCCAGCGGCTGAGGGGCGGCGATGATCTCGGCGAAGTGCTCCGGCTTGAAGCCGACGCCGGCACGGGCGGGAAGCGCTGAAAAGGCCATGGCGGTGTCCTTGGTTGGTTCGCCCCGGCAATCGCGAGGCAGGGCAGGCGCGGCATGTCGAGGGGCTGGAGGCGGGTGAGGCGGCGCGGACCGCGCCACCCGCCTCGCGGCCAGCGTCAGGTCGGAGCGGCGCCCTGGGTCAGGCTGCCCATGCCGTCGGGGGTCTTCATGGTGGTGCAGGTGCCGGTGGGGACGAGCTTCCAGGCATTCTTCTGGTAGTCGACCTTGGAGGTGCCGGCGCAGGTGGTGCCGGGCCCGGCCGCGCAATCGTTCTGCCCCTTCAGCGCGACGCCGTAGCACTTTTCCTTGGTGTCGGCGGCCGAAGCCGGCTGCAGGGCGACCAGCGAAAGCGCGGCGGTCAGGGATGCCGCGAGTGCCGCAGCGGGTATGCTTTTCATGGAAGGCTCCTGTGGTGCGTTACTCTCAGACGGGGCTGGAGACGACGCTCACATCGGCTTCAGCATGCCGTGACCCTTGGGGGTCATCATCTGGGCGCAGGTACCGGTGGGAACGAGCTTGAAGGAGGCCGGGTCATAGTCGACCATCGACTTGCCGGCGCAGTCATGCTTGCCGGCGGCGCAGTCGTTCTGGCCCTTCATGGCGACGCCGTAGCACTTCTCCTTGCCATCGGCGGCGGAGGCGGGAGTGATGGCGACCGTGGCGAGCGCGGAAGCGAGCGAGCCGGCGAGGGCGAGGGCTTTGAAGCTGGTGTTCATGGGTCTGTCTCCCTTGGAAGGTCAGATCATTCGTCTGACTTCCGGGCTACGCAGCCGGGCCGGGAAACGTTACAGAGAAGGCACGGATATTCGTGCCGCGGTGCGTGCGCTTTTTCCGGCGGCGGGTAAAAAGCGTGTCGAATGAAGAGTTTGCGGGTTTCATATGACGGTCGGTAACAAAATCGCGCGCGGCGACGTAAAGGAATGTATCGGGTGAGCCGTTCAGCTCGCGAGCAGGAATGGGCCGACTGGATGCGTCGCGCGATCGACGGAGACAGCGCGGCCTATCATCGTTTCCTGCATGCGGTGACGCCTCACCTGCGCAGCATGGCGCGCCGGCGCTGTGCCACCTATGGCGCGCCGGCGAGCGAGGCGGAGGATATCGTGCAGGAAGTTCTGCTGGCGGTGCATCTGAAGCGCGGGACGTGGGACCCGGCGCGGCCTATCGGCCCGTGGCTGGCGACCATCGTGCGCAACAAGCTGGTTGACGCCCTGCGCCGGCGCGGGCGCGAGGCCACGGTGACGGTGGACGACATTGCGGAGCTGCCGGCCATCGACGACCGCACCGACGGCTCGGACCGCGTGGATGTCGAACGCATGCTGGAGAAGCTGAAGGACCCGCAGCGCGATATCGTGCGCTCGATCTCGCTGGAAGGCGCGGGCGTGCGGGAAACCGCGACGCGGCTGCACATGAGCGAGGGCGCGGTGCGCGTGGCCCTGCATCGCGCACTCAAGTCACTGGCGGCAATCTATCGGAGGCAGAGCGGTGAAGACGACTGACCTGATCAGCCTGATGGCGGCCGATGCACCGGTGCGGATGCGGCTGGGCCGGATGCTGACGATCGCGCTTTTTGCCGGCATCGCGGCGTCGGCGATCCTGCTCCTGGCGTCCGTCGGGCTCAGGCCCAACATGGCCAGCATGATCGAGACCGCGCGGGTGCTGTTCAAGATCCTGTTCACGCTGACGCTTGCCGTGGCCGCCTCGGCACTGGTGTTCCGCGTCGGACGTCCGGGCGCGGAACTGGGGCGGCGCGGCCTGTGGCTGGCGGGGCTGGTCGGCGTGCTGCTGGTGGCGGTCGGCGCCGAACTCATGGTGTTGCCGCGCGGCGAATGGGTGGCGAGCCTGAAGGGCGGGCACGCGATGTTCTGCCTGTTCTTCATTCCGGTGCTGTCGCTGGCGCCGCTGGGCGGGTTTCTCATGGCCCTGCGCGAAGGCGCGCCCGACAATCCCGGTCTTGCGGGAGCCGCGGCGGGCCTGGCGGCCAGCGCGATCGGCGCGGCGCTCTATGCCTGGCATTGCCCGGATGACAGCCCGCTGTTCCTGGCGACGTGGTACATGCTCGCCGCCGCCATCGTTACCTTGGCCGGCTTTCTCATCGGCCGGCGCATCCTGCGCTGGTGAACGGGCGGAAATGAACGGGGCGCGCCGCGCGCGCCCCGCTCCGGGCCTTACAGGCCGCCGATGCAGACATACTTCATGTCGACATACTCATCGATGCCGTATTTCGAGCCCTCGCGGCCGACGCCGGATTCCTTCACCCCGCCGAAGGGCGCGACTTCCGTGGTGATGACGCCGGCATTGACGCCGACCTGGCCGTAGCTCAGCGCTTCCGAGACGCGGAAGGCGCGGCCGAGATCGCGGGTGAAGAAATAGCAGGCGAGGCCGAACTCGGTAGCGTTGGCGAGCCGCACCGCCTCTTCCTCGGTGTCGAAGCGGAACACCGGGGCCACGGGGCCGAAGATCTCCTCGCGCGCGAAGGCCATGTCCGAGGTGGCGTCGGCGATGACGGTGGGCTGGAAGAAGCGGCCGCCCAGCGCGTGGCGTCCCCCGCCGGTGACCACCCGTCCGCCCTTGCCGAGGGCGTCGGCAATGAAGCTCTCGGTCTTGGCAACCGCCTTGTCGTCGATGAGGGGGCCCTGCACCACGCCCTCCTCGAGGCCGGAGCCGACCTTGAGCGCGGCCGAGGCGGCGGCGAGCTTCTCGACGAAGGCGTCGTAGATGCCGGCCTGGGCATAGAAGCGGTTGGCGCAGACGCAGGTCTGGCCTGAATTGCGGTACTTCGAGGCAATGGCGGCCTCGACCGCGGCGTCGAGATCGGCGTCGTCGAAGATGAGGAACGGCGCATTGCCGCCCAGCTCCATCGACACCTTCTTCACCGTGTCGGCGGCCTGGCGCATCAGCACCTTTCCGACCGGGGTGGAGCCGGTGAAGGTGATCTTGCGCACGGTCGGGTTGGCGGTCATCTCGCCGCCGATCTTCGTTGCCGAGCCGGTGAGGATGTTGACCGCGCCGGCGGGGAAGCCGGCCTGCTCGCACAGCACGCCCCAGGCGAGGCCGGAATAGGGGGTCTGCGTCGCCGGCTTCACCACCGAGGTGCAGCCCGCCGCCAGTGCCGGGCCGATCTTGCGCGCCAGCATGGAGGAGGGGAAGTTCCACGGCGTGATCGCCGCGACAACGCCCACGGGCTGCTTGGTGACCAGAATGCGCCGGCCGCCCCAGGGGGAGGGAATGACATCGCCATAGATCCGGCGCGCCTCTTCCGAGAACCACAGCACATAGGCCGCGCTCATGCCGACCTCGCCCATGGATTCGGCGAGGGGCTTGCCCTGCTCGACGGTGAGCAGCTCGGCGAGCGCGCGCTGGTTGTCCATGATCGCGGCGTGGAGACGACGCAGCAGCTTGGCGCGCTCGTCGGCGGTGGTGCGCGAGAAGGTCTCGAAGGTGGCCTGCGCCGCGGCAATGGCGCGTGCGGTCTCGGCGGTGCCGCTGTCGGGCACGGTGCCGATGATCTCGCCGGTCGCGGGATTGGTGACGTCGATGGTGGCGCCGCTGTCGGCGCCGACCCAGGCCCCGCCAATGAAGTTCGCCTCGCGCTTGAAGTCAGCCCAGCTCATCTTGTGTTGCCTCCGGTGGCTTTGATGGTAGCCGTTCTGACAGAACGGAGCGCGGGAGGCTATGCCCGGTTGGTTGCAAGGGCGGTGGCGCCCCTACACCACGATATTGGCACGTGGCATGCTTCCGTAGCGCCAGCCCACGTGCCTTGCGGGAGCACTCATGTCCGTCTTCATGGTGACCTTTGATATCGCAGATGCCGAAAATGCCGCCGCCATGGTCGAGGCGATCAGGCAGATGTCGTGGAGCCAGCTCGGCCCCACCACCTATGCGGTGAACACCGAGGAGACCGACGAGGACCTGTTCTTCCGGCTGCGCGCGTTCACGCGCGACAAGGACAGCCTCTATGTGGTGCTGATGCGCAAACCCTATCGTGGCGCGGGCTTTCGCGAGGTGAACTACTGGCTGGAAGACAATCTGCGCTGGTAGCGCGGGAGCCCGCCAACAAAAAAGCCCCGGCACGGGCCGGGGCTTTCACCGTCAGGAGGTGACGCGCGCTCAGTTGTTGCGGTTGCCGAACAGCTGCAGCAGCATCAGGAACAGGTTGATGAAGTCGAGATAGAGCGTCAGCGCGCCCATGATCGCCTTACGGCCCGCGACGACGTCGTCGTCACCGGCGAAGTACATCTCCTTGATGCGCTGGGTGTCGTAGGCGGTGAGGCCGGCGAACACCAGGACGCCCGCGACCGAGATCACGAACTGCAGCATGGTGGAGCCGAGGAAGATGTTCACCACCATGGCGATGATGATGCCGATCAGGCCCATCATCAGGAACGAGCCCATGCCCGACAGGCTGCGCGAGGTGGTGTAGCCGTAAAGGCTGAGGCCACCGAACGCCGCCGCGGTGATGAAGAACACCCGGATCACGCTCTCATGCGTGTAGACGAGGAAGATCGAGGCCAGCGACACGCCCACCAGAGCGGCGTAAAGCCAGAACACGCCCTGCGCCGCGCCCACGCTCATGCGGTCGACGCGGAAGCTGAGGAAGAACACCGCCGCGAGCGGCGCCAGCATCACCACCCAGCGCAGGGGGCTGAAGAACAGCGCGACGCCGAATTCGTTGAGGTACAGGCCGGGGGCCAGCGCAGCCGAGGTCGGTACGTCCGAGACGGCAAGCATGTAGATGCCAAGCGCGGCGGCGCCGGTGATGGCCAGGCCCAGCGTCATGTAGTTGTAGACGCGCAGCATGTAAGCGCGCAGGCCCTGGTCGATCTCTGCCTGCGTCCGCGTCGCCGTCGCTCCGAAGCGCGGCACGGAGACGTTGCGGTTGAAGTCGGACATGGACGAAATTCTCCCAATGACTCAAGACCGGGCGGCTTCCGACAGCATGCCGGATAGTCCCCGAAAGGTATCCTGCCGGAATATGAGGTGCGGCCCGCCCGCTCGCAAGTGAAGTTTGCGACAGGTTTCCGGCGCCTGGCGCATTCGCCCGCTCACGGCGGGCTACAGATTGCGCAGGATGCGGGCAGGCTTCTGGCCGAGCGCGCGCCAGGTGCCGATGAGTCCGAAGCCCACGGTCAGCACCAGTGCGACGCCCGCCGCGCCGAGCGCGGCGCCGCTCGACCAGGCGAAGCCGAGCTTCATCACCTGCGTCACCACGACATAGGCCGCGATGGTGCCGGCGCCGACCGCCACCAGGGCGGTGACGAGGCCGAGCGCGGCATATTCCAGCGCATACGCACCGATGAGGCGGGCCCGCGTGGCGCCCAGCGTCTTCAGGATCACCGCGTCATAGACCCGGTGGTGCTGCCCGGCCGCGAGCGCGCCGGCCAGCACCAGCACGCTGGCCAGCAGCGTGACCAGGCTGGCGCCGCGGATCGCCATCACCAGATTGCCGACGATCTCGCCGATCTGGGTCAGCGCCTCCTTCACGCGCACCGCTGTGATGGCGGGGAAGTCGGCGGCGATGGCGCGGGCCACCGCCCGCTCGGTCGCCTCGCTGCCGCCGCCCGGCAGGGTCAGCGTGGCAAGCTGGGTGTGCGGGGCGCCGGCAAAGGTGTTGGGCGAGAACACCATGACGAAGTTGATCGCCAGACGTTCCCATTCCACCTCGCGCAGATTGGCGATCTTCGCGGTGATGGTACGGCCGAGCACGTTGACGGTGACCGGATCGCCGATCTTGAGCCCGAACGCATCGGCGATCTCCTTCTCGAACGAGACCAGCGGCGGGCCGGAATAATCGGGTGCCCACCATTCGCCGTCGACGATCGACGACCCTTCGGGCACGTCGCGCGCATAGGTGACCCCGCGATCGGACGAAAGCACCCAGGCGAATTCCGGCGGCGGGGTGATGGTGTCGACCGGGCGATCGCCCAGCGTGATCAGCCGCCCGCGCAGCATCGGCACGATCTCGACATCGCCTTCCGGTGCCTTCTGCTTCACGT comes from the Ancylobacter pratisalsi genome and includes:
- a CDS encoding cytochrome b, which translates into the protein MPTRYDRVAMSLHWLVAVLVILQFATGWTWGFFERGTEPRFYLFRTHLFSGYAILALAVLRTGWRITHRAPVLPAGMSRPMEIAAHATHGLLYLSILVQPVLGILTITAIGKSLGTGPIHVALAYVIAAIVALHVAAALWHHFIRRDGLIARMLPARD
- a CDS encoding maleate cis-trans isomerase family protein encodes the protein MSLPTGAAARSGFQYDGYGTLGRLGLIYIASSIVMDAEWAAMAAPGLSIHTTRLRLPKVTLEGIDAMMTAPELEQSARLVGSAPIDVMCFGGTSASFVYGTDYDKALITRMENWSPGVKATTASTASLAALAKVNAGPVALATPYVDAIHQRAINFLESNGHKVLNSGNLGIDEDWALAQVPLEQVFDHVVACDHPEATAIFISCTNFRSSGVIEALERALGKPVISAVQASFWHCLEVTDIKGARPGYGQLFHDRLA
- a CDS encoding DsbA family protein — protein: MHRRALLRSALGVSLAATLIAAPGANKSQLAGRTLDVEALLFDPEAPVGGNPKGDVTVVAFFDYNCGYCRRSMPELERLVREDGGIRLVYKDWPILAKSSVTTAQLALAAKYQDKYEAAHKALMELGGRASADRIDAALTKAGVDGKILAADLKKHAREIGALLGRNDEQAEALELPGTPVYLVGPFKVAAALDYDGFRDVVQDARNRAAGK
- the rutR gene encoding HTH-type transcriptional regulator RutR gives rise to the protein MPRAASSGSQAGVGSSSSKTAPQHSGKRSVYPKTPRRLKQIEAKRTAILDAALGLFSRFGLHGTTVEQIAEQASVSKTNLFYYFASKEEVYVAVLRRLLDQWLAPLRALERDSDPVKGIGDYIRRKVEFSRSHPEASRLFCLEIVQGAPLLRGELETSLKELVDAKAEVIRAWVVEGRLSPVDPHHLIFAIWSTTQHYADFAVQIGALLNTGLDDSQFAEEAVRNIQRIILDGVRTRPLA
- a CDS encoding esterase-like activity of phytase family protein encodes the protein MASDTMMGSPTGAGGGRGARLRTVLSTLLLMACPGAGVAQTVPLDIAATPLMRFDASGAVEFGALGFLGGLVLTSTSPQFGGLSGMSIEPDGAHFLAVTDHGFWLKGRITAEDDRPTGISGAVMAPMLGPGRKPLAKSRRRDVESLTRTPLGYVVGIERTQEIWLFPGQAPLATPARRLFSGPPLDALGSNEGIEALIAPPDNAPAPLIAIAEQSPTNAGILQGFLFDPLEPMKLAGSFSLARIDEFSATDAAISDDQMVYLLERRFDLLRGVAMRIRRFPLSEVRPGAEIVGETLITANRAASIDNMEAISLYRNEAGELIITLLSDNNFSLLQRTLLLRFKVLR
- a CDS encoding DoxX family protein, with the protein product MIEPPVAAPSPIAATSPSSATALTGPTGLIVRLIALISHIPDDAISLIARLSIAGVFWRSGQTKVEGWHLNDTAIYLFQNEYKLPLVDPVIAAHLAAFAEHLFPVLLVLGLASRFAALALLGMTLVIEIFVYPDAWPTHGTWAACLLIILARGPGVVSLDHYIARKFVPGR
- a CDS encoding queuosine precursor transporter; translation: MKIAGTEVTISQLAFPAIAMMAVVAASNVLVQYPVQHFGLAEVLTWGAFTYPLAFLVNDLTNRRFGPAVARRVVYFGFALAVVLSIWLATPRIALASGTAFLVGQLLDIGVFNRLRRMSWWQAPLAGSFLGSAIDTVLFFSLAFAGDAEMSFAVTYHLTGITVPLWVGLAFFDFVVKMACALLSLVPYGALMGWLKPWGGVQGSPAR
- the rpmB gene encoding 50S ribosomal protein L28 codes for the protein MSRRCELTGKAVLTGNLVSHSNRKTRRRFLPNLVNVTLTSDVLKRSVKLRVSANALKTVDHRGGLDAFLLKARVDELSPKAADLRRALVKANAAAAA